The following coding sequences are from one Methanococcoides orientis window:
- a CDS encoding coiled-coil protein has product MLKELNTKRQDLKTASEEAKEKRNGLNAEASTLAAKRNDLNKRTKELINEAQEYKKLRDENNEQVKENKAKRDEINAKANEVFAKVDALRTANNLTGPSIKDIRKDIDRLEFTQQTEVLTPGKEKELVNKITELQKLYVVKQEQLESNTELKTLLTEAQEIRDEASEFHNVLSEYAQKAQEYHDKMISTFKEADKMRAESDAAHKQFVEFQEKADEQHKLFIAAQKEIRDIDKEVRKIRKGEDTGKKVASMEDVRKDAEDIFDKFKSGQKLTTENLMTLQKSGLL; this is encoded by the coding sequence ATGTTGAAAGAATTGAACACCAAAAGGCAGGATCTTAAAACTGCATCTGAAGAAGCTAAAGAAAAGAGAAATGGATTGAACGCTGAAGCAAGCACTCTTGCTGCAAAGCGTAATGATCTCAACAAGCGCACAAAAGAACTCATCAACGAAGCACAGGAATACAAGAAGCTCCGTGACGAGAACAATGAGCAGGTTAAAGAGAACAAAGCAAAGCGTGACGAGATCAATGCCAAAGCAAACGAAGTATTTGCAAAGGTCGATGCATTACGTACCGCAAATAATCTTACCGGTCCATCCATCAAAGATATCAGAAAAGATATCGACCGTCTTGAATTCACACAGCAGACAGAAGTGCTGACCCCAGGCAAGGAAAAGGAACTGGTCAACAAGATCACAGAGCTTCAGAAACTCTATGTCGTTAAGCAGGAACAGCTCGAGAGCAACACAGAGCTTAAGACCCTGTTAACAGAAGCACAGGAGATTCGCGACGAAGCATCAGAATTCCACAATGTCCTTTCAGAATACGCACAGAAAGCACAGGAATATCATGACAAGATGATCTCCACCTTCAAGGAAGCCGACAAGATGCGTGCAGAATCTGATGCTGCTCACAAACAGTTCGTCGAGTTCCAGGAGAAGGCTGATGAACAACATAAGTTATTCATTGCAGCACAGAAAGAGATCAGGGACATCGATAAAGAAGTTCGCAAGATCAGGAAAGGCGAAGACACTGGCAAGAAGGTAGCATCTATGGAAGATGTTAGAAAAGATGCAGAAGACATCTTTGACAAGTTCAAGTCAGGTCAGAAGCTCACCACAGAGAACCTTATGACCTTGCAGAAGTCCGGTCTGCTTTAA